One part of the Halopenitus persicus genome encodes these proteins:
- a CDS encoding 30S ribosomal protein S15: protein MARMHTRRRGSSGSDKPVADDSPEWSDVDAEDIESRVVELSEQGYDPSQIGMKLRDEGVTGTPIPDVKLATGKKVTEILEENDAGSSVPEDFRNLVERAVRLREHMEENPQDHQNKRALQNTESKIRRLADYYRGDQLAEDFTYTYENGVELLEE from the coding sequence ATGGCACGAATGCATACACGCCGCCGTGGCTCGTCCGGTTCGGACAAGCCCGTGGCAGACGACTCGCCGGAGTGGAGCGACGTCGACGCCGAGGACATCGAGTCCCGCGTCGTCGAACTGTCCGAACAGGGCTACGACCCCAGCCAGATCGGAATGAAACTGCGTGACGAGGGCGTGACCGGCACGCCGATCCCGGACGTCAAGCTGGCGACCGGCAAGAAGGTCACCGAGATCCTCGAGGAGAACGACGCGGGCTCGTCGGTCCCCGAGGACTTCCGGAACCTCGTCGAGCGCGCGGTCCGGCTCCGTGAACACATGGAGGAGAACCCGCAGGACCACCAGAACAAGCGGGCGCTCCAGAACACGGAGTCGAAGATCCGCCGGCTCGCCGACTACTACCGCGGCGACCAGCTCGCCGAGGACTTCACGTACACCTACGAGAACGGCGTCGAGCTCCTCGAGGAGTAA
- a CDS encoding exonuclease RecJ, translated as MTEPATASGTTPDTIAGVVRDAPFIRLVARDDGDSLAAAALLAAAARGVGTPFQIRIHPDPTGSIRDAVDTAEPERSGGSGDEVHLLVGADLPDRPTASAVESYGLESDGRPASTAAFAVGTELGVDPDPVLALAGVVAAGSVPGTDGSGDALDVATRRQLVERRPGLAVPNPETETGLATGIAASTLFHAPYSGDPDDVREAIGTDVLADSDRRRIASTVAVDVVAPETATPQASAAVERALRPYATTGPVGTVGGYADVLDVLAREAPGTGIALALAGTDGSDVDDDLRSAALETWRAHGTAAHAAVAEATTARYDGVSVARVSAPASTLPTVARLLSAYRSPERVTLVVDPETGRLAAAAADPAGVGAALRHAAAELDGTGWGGPTRGGAQVSIDDDGAAVIAATREAL; from the coding sequence ATGACCGAACCCGCGACCGCATCCGGCACGACGCCTGACACGATCGCCGGCGTCGTCCGCGACGCGCCGTTCATCCGGCTCGTCGCCCGCGACGACGGCGATTCCCTCGCAGCGGCGGCGCTGCTCGCGGCGGCCGCACGCGGCGTCGGCACGCCGTTCCAGATCCGGATCCATCCGGATCCGACCGGTTCGATCCGCGACGCGGTCGACACCGCGGAGCCGGAGCGGTCCGGAGGAAGCGGTGACGAGGTCCATCTGCTCGTGGGCGCCGATTTGCCCGATCGGCCGACCGCATCGGCGGTCGAGTCCTACGGGCTCGAGAGCGACGGCCGCCCCGCGAGCACCGCGGCCTTCGCCGTCGGGACCGAACTCGGAGTCGATCCCGATCCCGTGCTCGCGCTCGCCGGCGTCGTCGCCGCCGGTTCCGTTCCGGGAACGGACGGGTCCGGGGACGCGCTCGACGTCGCGACCCGCCGTCAGCTCGTCGAACGGCGCCCCGGACTCGCCGTCCCGAATCCCGAGACGGAGACCGGGCTGGCGACCGGGATCGCCGCCTCGACGCTGTTCCACGCCCCCTACTCGGGCGACCCCGACGACGTTCGGGAGGCGATCGGAACGGACGTCCTCGCGGACTCCGACCGCCGCCGGATCGCGTCGACGGTCGCGGTCGACGTGGTTGCGCCCGAGACGGCGACGCCACAGGCGTCCGCCGCCGTCGAACGCGCGCTGCGCCCCTACGCGACGACCGGTCCCGTGGGGACCGTCGGCGGCTACGCCGACGTCCTCGACGTGCTCGCACGCGAGGCACCCGGGACCGGGATCGCGCTCGCGCTCGCCGGCACGGACGGATCCGACGTGGACGACGATCTGCGATCGGCCGCGCTCGAGACGTGGCGGGCACACGGCACGGCCGCCCACGCGGCGGTCGCCGAGGCGACGACGGCGCGATACGACGGCGTCTCCGTCGCCCGCGTGTCCGCACCGGCGTCGACGCTACCCACCGTCGCCCGGCTGCTCAGCGCGTACCGCTCGCCGGAACGGGTCACGCTCGTCGTCGACCCGGAGACGGGCCGGCTGGCCGCCGCGGCCGCCGACCCGGCCGGCGTTGGCGCCGCGCTTCGTCACGCCGCCGCCGAGCTCGACGGCACCGGTTGGGGCGGCCCGACGCGCGGCGGCGCGCAGGTTTCGATCGACGACGACGGTGCGGCCGTGATCGCGGCCACGAGGGAGGCGCTATGA